One part of the Ranitomeya imitator isolate aRanImi1 chromosome 10, aRanImi1.pri, whole genome shotgun sequence genome encodes these proteins:
- the LOC138650961 gene encoding potassium-transporting ATPase alpha chain 2-like, translating into MSSHSQPEISPSQEPPDIYSTPTNEKPKKEKNKLNILSGIKQKKNAKKVENLKKELEITEHKLSIEDLQKKYSVDIKQGLSTAAAQEILARDGPNKLSPPKGTPEIFKFLMLMGGGFAIVFWISSALCFLAYGLQAAQDPTVAKDNLWLAIILIAVVVMTALFAYYQEAKSTNIMAGFKNMVPQQALVLRDGKRIEMIAEKLVTGDVVFIKGGDKIPADIRILESHGCKVDNSSLTGESEAQPRGTECTDDNPLETKNLGFYSTTCLEGTASGIVINTSDRTVIGRIASLASQVGDQKTPIALEIEHFVTLISGLAVGVGVVFFIISIAMGYSALNAIIFCIGIVVAYVPEGLLATVTVCLSLTAKRMAKKNCLVKNLEAVETLGSTSVICSDKTGTLTQNRMTVSHMWFDNFIHNADTSEEQTGEMFDQSSPTWQALAKIATLCNRAEFCADQEEISINKRSVNGDASEAALLKFTENVLGKVMDIRDRNEKVLEIPFNSSNKYQVSIHKPEDPAEKGYLLVMKGAPERILDRCTTIMIGGQELPLEDEMKEYFQKAYMELGSMGERVLGFCHLVLPASIYGPGYPFDAESGNFPLDKLCFVGLISMIDPPRATVPDAVIKCRSSGIKVIMVTGDHPITAKAIAKSVGIISTNGETVEDIAKRLGIPTESVNPRDACTIVVTGGELNDMCSDELDDILKYHKEIVFARTSPQQKLLIVEGCQRLGNIVAVTGDGVNDSPALKKADIGVAMGIAGSDAAKHSADMILLDDNFASIVTGVEEGRLIFENLKKSISYTVTKNIPEMIPFMVYVIISCPLPIGAITILFIELGTDIIPSIALAYEKAESDIMHRKPRNPYKDRLVNMNLLSYSYFNIAAMETYAGFVNYFTVLAQQGFLPARVLGLRVDWEDKTINELEDSYGQEWTYYQRLNQEWYCYSAFFISIVVCQMMNTLIRKTRRNTIITPRFFKNKIIFVGLLSQIVIGVILCYVPGLNIGLHFMPIRVQYWFVGIEYTFLILVYDELRTFLIRKFPGSWIDKELYY; encoded by the exons ATGTCCAGCCATTCTCAACCTGAAATTTCACCTTCCCAG GAGCCACCTGACATTTACTCCACCCCCACGAATGAaaaaccaaaaaaagagaaaaacaagcTTAACATATTGTCAGGGATTAAACAAAAGAAGAATGCCAAGAAAGTAGAAAATTTGAAAAAGGAGCTAGAGATT ACCGAACACAAGCTGAGCATCGAGGATCTACAAAAGAAATACTCAGTAGATATCAAACAG GGCTTGAGCACAGCAGCTGCTCAGGAAATTTTAGCCCGAGATGGACCTAACAAGCTCTCACCTCCAAAAGGAACCCCTGAAATTTTTAAGTTTTTGATGCTCATGGGCGGAGGATTTGCCATTGTCTTTTGGATTTCGTCTGCATTGTGCTTTCTGGCATACGGCCTTCAAGCTGCCCAAGACCCTACGGTTGCTAAAGACAAT CTCTGGTTGGCGATCATCCTGATCGCAGTGGTTGTGATGACGGCTCTCTTTGCATATTACCAAGAAGCAAAAAGTACCAATATTATGGCTGGCTTTAAGAACATGGTGCCTCAG CAAGCCTTGGTTCTTCGGGATGGTAAACGTATTGAGATGATAGCGGAGAAGCTTGTAACTGGGGATGTCGTCTTTATTAAAGGAGGTGATAAAATCCCGGCTGATATACGAATACTTGAGAGCCATGGTTGCAAG GTTGACAATTCATCCCTCACCGGTGAATCAGAAGCACAACCTCGTGGCACCGAGTGCACCGATGATAACCCTCTAGAGACTAAAAATTTGGGCTTCTATTCTACAACCTGCTTGGAAG GGACAGCGTCGGGTATAGTAATTAACACGAGTGACCGCACAGTCATTGGGCGTATTGCATCACTGGCCTCACAAGTTGGGGATCAGAAGACACCCATTGCCTTGGAGATCGAGCACTTTGTGACCTTGATCAGTGGTCTTGCAGTGGGCGTTGGTGTAGTTTTCTTCATTATTTCCATCGCCATGGGATATAGTGCCCTCAATGCTATAATATTCTGCATTGGCATCGTGGTAGCCTATGTGCCTGAAGGACTACTAGCAACTGTAACG GTTTGTCTATCTTTGACTGCAAAGCGTATGGCAAAGAAGAATTGCCTTGTGAAGAACCTGGAAGCTGTGGAGACTCTGGGGTCCACCTCAGTCATCTGCTCTGACAAGACTGGGACCCTAACCCAGAACCGGATGACTGTGTCACATATGTGGTTTGACAATTTCATCCACAATGCAGATACCAGTGAAGAGCAGACAG GTGAAATGTTTGATCAAAGCTCTCCGACTTGGCAAGCACTGGCTAAAATTGCCACCCTGTGTAACCGAGCTGAATTCTGTGCTGATCAAGAAGAAATTTCCATCAACAAG AGGTCAGTAAATGGAGATGCCTCAGAAGCAGCTTTATTGAAATTTACAGAGAATGTTCTGGGAAAAGTCATGGATATTAGAGATCGAAATGAGAAAGTTTTGGAAATCCCATTCAATTCCAGCAACAAGTACCAG GTCTCTATTCATAAGCCAGAGGATCCTGCAGAGAAGGGTTACTTGCTAGTGATGAAAGGGGCCCCAGAACGAATCTTGGATAGATGTACTACCATTATGATTGGAGGACAGGAATTGCCATTGGAAGATGAAATGAAGGAGTATTTTCAAAAAGCCTACATGGAGCTGGGAAGTATGGGAGAAAGAGTTCTTG GTTTTTGTCATCTGGTGCTTCCTGCCTCCATATATGGCCCTGGTTACCCATTTGATGCTGAAAGTGGAAATTTCCCTCTAGATAAATTATGCTTTGTTGGCCTCATTTCTATGATTGACCCACCTCGTGCCACTGTTCCCGATGCAGTCATAAAGTGTCGTAGTTCCGGCATTAAG GTTATTATGGTCACTGGAGATCATCCAATCACGGCCAAAGCAATTGCAAAAAGTGTTGGGATTATCTCAACTAATGGCGAGACAGTAGAGGATATTGCCAAAAGATTAGGAATCCCTACTGAAAGCGTTAATCCCAG AGATGCCTGCACCATTGTGGTGACTGGAGGTGAACTCAATGACATGTGCTCTGATGAACTAGATGACATCTTGAAATATCACAAAGAAATTGTGTTTGCCCGGACCTCACCCCAACAGAAACTTCTCATTGTCGAAGGATGTCAGAGATTG GGTAACATTGTGGCAGTGACTGGAGATGGTGTTAATGACTCCCCTGCATTGAAGAAAGCCGATATTGGTGTTGCGATGGGAATTGCTGGTTCTGATGCTGCTAAACACTCTGCCGACATGATTCTCCTGGATGATAATTTTGCTTCTATTGTGACCGGAGTGGAAGAAG GACGCTTGATATTTGAAAACCTGAAGAAGTCCATTTCCTACACCGTGACCAAGAACATTCCGGAGATGATTCCTTTTATGGTCTACGTGATCATCAGTTGCCCCTTGCCCATTGGAGCCATTACCATCCTATTCATAGAATTGGGAACCGACATT ATTCCTTCCATAGCTTTAGCGTATGAGAAAGCTGAAAGTGATATCATGCACAGAAAGCCACGTAACCCATACAAAGACCGACTGGTGAACATGAATTTACTGTCATATTCCTACTTTAACATAG CTGCAATGGAAACATATGCTGGTTTTGTGAACTATTTCACTGTCTTGGCGCAACAAGGTTTCCTACCAGCTAGAGTACTTGGACTCAGAGTCGACTGGGAAGACAAAACCATCAATGAGCTGGAGGACAGTTATGGGCAGGAATGG ACCTACTACCAGCGTCTCAACCAGGAGTGGTACTGCTACTCCGCTTTCTTTATCAGTATTGTGGTCTGCCAGATGATGAACACACTTATCCGAAAAACAAGAAGGAACACCATTATTACTCCTAGGTTCTTCAA GAACAAGATCATCTTTGTGGGCTTACTCTCACAAATTGTTATTGGAGTAATCCTCTGCTATGTCCCTGGATTAAATATCGGCTTACACTTTATGCCCATTCG AGTCCAATACTGGTTTGTAGGAATCGAGTACACATTTCTTATCTTAGTTTATGATGAACTCCGAACATTTCTCATAAGAAAATTTCCTGGCA gtTGGATTGATAAAGAACTTTATTACTAA